CGGAGCCGTCTGCGCATGGAATACCTTCATGCGCTCGGCAAACTTCTCTTCCGTATCGTCTGCCCGCTGTTCGAGGGCCGCACCTTCCACATCGCAGACCCCGTCAACCTTCGGCGGAGAGGAAAATACGTTGTAGATGCTTTTGCACACGGGACAGGTCCTGCGTCCCGTAATACGGCCCAGCAATTGAGTATATCCAACTTCCATGCTTACTGCAACGACCGGAAGGCCTCCGACCCGCGCCAGATGCTCATCCAGCCAGTCTGCCTGCGGTAAAGTCCGGGGAAATCCGTCCAGGATGTACCCGCGACCGCAATCTGACTGCGAAAGCCGATCCGCCACCATAGCATTCACCAGGTCGTCCGGCACCAGGTGGCCGCTGGCGACCAGCTCCCCAAACTCAACACCCAGCGGCGTTTTTGCCGCGATGTTGGCCCGGATGATGTCGCCCGTCGAAATCTGGGGAATTCCCCAGGCTTCCATGAGAATCTGCGCCTGCGTCCCCTTGCCGACACCGGGGGCGCCCAAAAGGAGAACCGGCCCGGGGACGAAATCCTTCCCCATGGCCGGCTTCTGTTCTTTAGCTTCCAACGTCACCAGTTACCAGCTCCGACGGCCACGTACACGGCCGCTCTTCGGCGAGAAGCCGTCGTAATGCCGCATGATCAGCTGCGACTCGATCTGGTTCGCCGTATCCATCGCAACACCCACGACGATCAACAGCGAGGTTCCGCCGAAGTAAAAGTTCACTCCGAGACCATTCGTGATCCAACTCGGCAGATGGTCGAAGACCGGACCGATCAGCCAGAGATGGTTCAAATGCACACCGGAGATGAGCATCGTCGGGATCAAGGTGATGATGATCAGGTAGAGCGCACCCAGAAGCGTGATGCGGGTAAGAATGTCGTTCAGGTAGTCGCTGGTACGACGGCCTGGACGAATTCCGGGGATAAAGCCGCCGTACTTCCGCATGTTGTCTGCAATATCATCCGGACGGAAGACGATGGAGATATAGAAGTATGCAAAGAAGATAATCGCAACGAACTGCACCAGTTCGTACCACGGCTCACCGGGACGAAGGCCCTCGGTCAGCTTGCGGAAGAACGTAATGTTCTGGACCCACTGGGCGTTGGCAAAGAGCAGCGGAGCTGAGAGGATCGAACTTGCGAAGATGACCGGCATCACACCGCCGGAGTTCACCTTCAGCGGAAGATGCGTGCTCTGTCCGCCCATCATGCGGCGGCCAACGATGCGCTTCGCATACTGCACCGGAATCCGGCGCTCAGAACGCTCGACAAAGACAATAAACGCTACGACCGCGATCATAAGAGCAACGAGGATTGCAATGGCAACCGGGGTAAATCCACCCCATGCGCCGTCGCGTGCCTTCTCCCACAGATCCTGAATGCCGCGCGGCAGGCCGACGACGATACCCGTAAAGATCAGCAGCGACATACCGTTGCCGATACCGCGCTCTGTAATCTGCTCACCCAGCCACATAATGAAGGCCGTACCCGTGGTCAGCGTCAGCACGCAGAGGAAGATGAACTTGCCCGAGCTGATCGTGACCATCGGAGCGCCGGTGGCGCTCTTGGTCAGGGTCAGGGCGATGGCGAAAGACTGCACGATCGCAAGCAACACCGTGACATAGCGTGTCCACTGGGTGATCTTGCGGCGACCGACTTCGCCTTCCTTCTGCAGTTTGGCCAGTGGCTCGTAGATGACCGTCAGCAGCTGGAAGATGATCGACGCCGTGATGTACGGCATGATGCCCAGGGCGAAGACCGTCAACTTACGCAGGTTGCCGCCCGTGAACATATCCATCAGACCGAGCGAGGATCCTGCCATCTGCTGGAAGTACTGCGCCAGCATCTCAGGGTTGATACCCGGTGTAGGGATGTGGCCGCCAAGACGATAGACGGCCAGCATGGCAAGCGTGAAAAGCACGCGATTGCGCAGGTCGGGGATGCGGAAGATGTTGAGAAACTTGTCGAACATGAGAGAGGATGTTCCTTTGGACGTGCCTGGCTGACTCTTCTACACTTGCCGCAAAGG
This genomic stretch from Terriglobus saanensis SP1PR4 harbors:
- a CDS encoding adenylate kinase, which codes for MGKDFVPGPVLLLGAPGVGKGTQAQILMEAWGIPQISTGDIIRANIAAKTPLGVEFGELVASGHLVPDDLVNAMVADRLSQSDCGRGYILDGFPRTLPQADWLDEHLARVGGLPVVAVSMEVGYTQLLGRITGRRTCPVCKSIYNVFSSPPKVDGVCDVEGAALEQRADDTEEKFAERMKVFHAQTAPVIEHYRTLGRFEVVDGDREVEAVTGDIVAAIARLRKK
- the secY gene encoding preprotein translocase subunit SecY, producing the protein MFDKFLNIFRIPDLRNRVLFTLAMLAVYRLGGHIPTPGINPEMLAQYFQQMAGSSLGLMDMFTGGNLRKLTVFALGIMPYITASIIFQLLTVIYEPLAKLQKEGEVGRRKITQWTRYVTVLLAIVQSFAIALTLTKSATGAPMVTISSGKFIFLCVLTLTTGTAFIMWLGEQITERGIGNGMSLLIFTGIVVGLPRGIQDLWEKARDGAWGGFTPVAIAILVALMIAVVAFIVFVERSERRIPVQYAKRIVGRRMMGGQSTHLPLKVNSGGVMPVIFASSILSAPLLFANAQWVQNITFFRKLTEGLRPGEPWYELVQFVAIIFFAYFYISIVFRPDDIADNMRKYGGFIPGIRPGRRTSDYLNDILTRITLLGALYLIIITLIPTMLISGVHLNHLWLIGPVFDHLPSWITNGLGVNFYFGGTSLLIVVGVAMDTANQIESQLIMRHYDGFSPKSGRVRGRRSW